The sequence tggagattcggagccggaagtcgcatatcctgcgcgcgtgctccaaggttcattaccataccgccaccgttgtttgccatatcgccattcaggtgctcttcgtagtgctgccgccacctttggatcacctcacgctcgtttgtaagaaggttcccggttatatccttacacatatcaggctgtggcacgttgcCCTTACGTGGACGGTTCaaattctcatagaactttcgtgcgttattagcgcggtacagtctCTCCGTCTCTTAACGGTcacgatcttcctgctggcgttttttcctccggaaaatcgagttttgtctgttccacgcccgtttgtatcgtgcctcgttcgccctcgtgcgaccTTGCAGCAATCTtccccatgctgcattcttctcctcaactaactgctcacattcgccgtcataccagtcgtttctctgatccgggggcaccgtgccaagtgcagcggttgcggtgctaccaatggcggatcgaatatctctccagccatcttcaagagatgctgcgcctagctgcgcttccgttggaagtgccacttccagcagctgggcgtagtcttgggctagtctaccgtcttgtagccgcccaatgtttagccgcggcggacgactccgacgcgtgttgtacaccgtcgagagttttgagcgcagacatactgcaacgaggtagtggtcggattcaatattcgctctgcggtaagtgcgtacgttcgtgatgttggagaaaaatttaccgtcgatttcgttttccgttacttgattaggtgatttccatgtggctcTTGCggtggaagaaagtgcttcgaactaccattccgcgggaggcttcaaagtttatgcatcgttggccgttgtcgttcgacacggtatgcagactatccggtccgatgaccggtttatacatttcctcccttcctacctgacgTCACGCAGTGGGcgtccatcgtatgtctgctccagctgtgcatagaacgcttctttctcgtcgtcgggtctcccttcgtgtggacagtgcacgttgatgatgctatagttgaagaaacggccttttatcctcagcttgcacatccttgcgttgattagctgccacccaatcacgcgttggcgcatctttcccagcattatgaagccggttcccagctcgttggtggtgccacagctttggtagaaggtagccgctcgatgcccgctttttcacactttctgtcctgtccagccgatttcctgcagcgctacgacatcaaagttgcggggatgtaattcatcgtagattatcctatcgcaacctgcgaagcctagcgacttgcagttccatgttccaagcttccaatcgtgatcctttattcgtcgcctaggtcgttgccgattgtatcgagtcgtattatcttctatgtcgttcgtaatggttgtttttaaaggcggcgtattgggcctgcgcaaacctcctgtctcgtagcgtcccacctaacaccaggacttgggcttgtgcgctttgagcggcacacggtcgctttggcggagcctacttgcggatacatgcagctttttatagaggtttaacagggcccactgtcaaaccccaccacatcctaggtaggccacaactcgcagatggcctggggagggatcgtaaagcccttggacatagtccctgctgcccccacaaTTAATAATGCTCACAAATATGCTCATGTGGTTAATTtttcttagccatgcggtaagacgcgcggctacaaagcaagaccatgctgagggtggctgcgttcaattcccggtgccggtctaggcaattttcggattggaaattgtctcgacttccctgggcataaaagtatcatcgtgctagcgtcatgatatacaaatgcaaaaatggtaacctggcttagaaacctcgcaattaataactgtagaagtgctccGATGTCTTTTGATTTTGGGCTGTTTAAATTCCAAGGCATAAATGTTCCAAAGAAAAAATGACGAGAGCAAATACTGTTGCGTGTATTCGTCAACGCAGCATACTTCGATCCGCTTGCTAAGCTGACGAGTTCTTTCTACTAACTTCCATCATGCATTAGTAAGTACGGCAATAATAATATGGCCGTTGAAGATGAAGTTTCAATAATAATTTACTTTTAGCAACTACAATCAAAGTGTACTAAAAGACCGCAATGACCACCGTATAATAAACCAACCTTCTTTGtaatgcagattttttttattaaagaaaATCAATAATCCATTAGCCTCTTTTACCAAAACATCAATATTTACTGTGGAGGTGGGCCCTTAAACAAAGTCATCAAAGGACATCCTTTCGCCAAATGGGCCTTCAGCTGGTCGCATTCAGCACTAGCGGTCCAAGAAGAAGCTGGAcaattctgaaaaataaaaaaaaaattcaatttacaTATTTTCCTGTCGCTCCACTTATCCCCAACACTCACCGAGAACATCGTCGTGGGCAAACATTCCTTGAAGACACCGGCAGCCACGCTGCATCCGGAACTGTCCTTCTGAGTTCCCAACGAAGCTATTTGCTGATAGCATGTGTCGATGGCCGATTTGGCAGCCGTCTGCCAATCGGGTGATGATCCCACCAGGGCTACCCAAACCGAGGTAGCAGCATCCTTACTAATCACTCCGTTAGTCATGACGCCTTCCTGTTCCAGGATGCACTGTGCCATACACTACGAGGAGAAATCGATCAGCTTAGATTATGGAACGGAGTACGTTTTTGCAATAACTTTACATTGAAGCCAGGGGGAGGACCTTGCGGGGGGCTACCCGAGGATGGTGGCGGACCACTAGGTTTCGGGAACTTCTGCATACAAGACGCGAACTTCTCATGTGGTGCCTTGACGTCCGGAAGTTTGCAACACTCTTTCGGGTCCTTATTGTTTGGCCGGGTGAAGCACTCCTGGTTGATTTGTTGTTGGCCGGAAACCTGATGAGGATATAATTCATCGGTAAAAAAAAGGATTTGTTTCTAGACAACGATTGCTTATACCGTGGAAAGCGACCCAATGAAGGTCGCAACCAGAACTATGATGAGCTTCATGTTATCAATGAAATTGCTTCCGTCTGTACTGAACCGAGATAAGCACTGCTCTACGATGAATGAAACGCAGCACAGCAGCTTTTAAACTAAATTTCAGCTTCGAATTACTGACCGTGAAATTAGGCCTtgaacattgaaaaaaatggttcaaacggtTAATTCATTACGTTTGAATTGTTCGGTGTGTGAATAATGATAGTGAAATTGGCAAGTTGTTCTCAATTGAATTCGCATTTAGACGTCTGGCAACTAGTCTGGActtaattttccttccattacATCATCGTCGCATGGTGCATCACTTTTTAGGTGTAAAAATCATGAATGAGAAGATATTTTGGCGATAATCGAGCAAAACATCAACTATGAACGTGTCACTTTTCCCGCATGAAGTCGAACTGTGACATGGAAGAAAAGATAACTTCAAATACTAGATAATAGAGGAAACATCTAAATCATTCAGTTTGTTCTGCAGTTTGTCTGAAACACAATCGTCATGTTTTATTATTGAAGGACATTCAAAAGTAATGACAAATTGAAGTAGTCATAAAAAGAACACCGATGGTGGGAAACAACAAAATCCTCTATGATGATATGAATTTTAAATTAGGAAAAAGGATGTACCTCAACAGATTAAAAATTTCCAATCGATTTGCGCACTAGAAGAAAATTATCAATATGTAAAATGTTTAACGCAACAACAGATGTTATATCCCGAAGAAGTTGTTATGCATACAATATTCGATAGAACACAAAAAGTTCGTCACagtactaagggtatgcgataacacactttttcctaacgaaacgaaacgaaattcaaaatgtctatgttgatttgaagcgaaacgaaacgaaacataGATTAACTTTCgagtcttcgaaacgatactaaatcagggtccatttaattcgaattttttcgaaacgaaacgaaattttattatttttccgcggaatttttattaaattggttttatattatgtacggaatttcgatttcacttttaaaagtcaaaaaactgttttgcgataaatagagttataataaaaGAAGAAGTATTTTGTGATAAATCGCTtcgttcccgtttatataccattggcAATACGGCAACACCCcagccaaggatgttatcgatcatttaggaatctgccttcgatcatttagtaatttttcaatgactcattccagaggctaaatttcaaaatgtgttgtatggtggacttctagtgcgaaggtttatctacaactctgcctaacagttcgttgtttgaatttcactaataacgaagCTATAGAGCTAGTAGctgtaacttagactaaatgattgcatattttgttatcatttagtataagtatagcaactagcaccgtaactcctttagcagtggaactcgaacatcgacctgttcaggagagttgtagcaaaaatttcgcactaaaagtccaccatacaacacattttgaaatttagcctctggaatgagttattgacaaactactaaatgatcgaacgcagattactaaatgatcgataacatccttgaccccagcatttgtgccgctttcaaagcaaTACATCGTGGagtgtgtgctcccgaatctgatcaatcagttcagttttatattagtaagtatataaaaataaaggaaTTGTTTggtttttcgtttcaaatttcgttaaaaacctaatttcacctgaattttcttaatttttttgtgaattttttcataggtCAACTCATaatttcattgacgctaaaggtcgtaatcgagTAAAAACCAACAGTGTCGATAAATAACTGGGTGTAATCTACTCTGgataaaaaaagttattcacttgcttcggagtttccaattcatgatcaATAATGATGCCGGTCATGTGCTTACAGTCAATCCTTAGGACCtccttaactcttaagcggtacTTCCCATGtccttaaacctggtttgaggacGAAGTGGAGACGAAGAAATCGGTTATTAATAAGAGGCGCtgaaaaatgacttcaaaagGGCCCTTGGAATCCACGACACGACTTTGCATCTTTGACAACgttatactgatctgattcatatctggttacatttacacaaataggatagaatagtttaagatacttttcgttttctgttagatatttctaccaaaatactgaagacgttttatagaagaaaactaaatacgtatttgacggggttatgtagtaagcatctcaaatagctatgcgagcaaaggagtaggattgccaatccggagatggcgagctcgattctcggtctggtcaaagatgttttcgggttggaaactttctcgacaccctggacatagtgtatccattttcttgccacacaagatacatactcatgcaatggcggacatagaaaagttttcaattaataactgaggaagtgctaattagaggtgtgcgccgccgccgccgacagtttttggcacgctgCTGGACTATGATTTTCCACGCCgactgaaattcgaagaaatccgATAGAGATCCCTAactcatcacgttgaaactccactgaaattttcttgaaaataccaatgatttccttgaaaataCTTTAGAAGAACTTCGAgtgcaaattctgaaggattacttgtttttttaacttttttctccATGTTTTaagatttccattgaaatccaaagaatttctcgttgaaataaaGTAAGAGAAGAAGGGTTGTTGACAgaaagacatttggccaaaagccaAATCTTGTTTGGCCCAACGtggcatttgaccgaacaaaccatttagcTAAAACCCATCTAGCCTAAACTTATTTCgccgaaattgtcgtttgatcgaaaggTACATACTGTCGACAATGTCGTTCAGCCGAACAGTTCCTGTGGCTAAAAGAATCCGTTTACCGAATAGCTCAGTTGACCGAAAAAGTTATTTGATAGAAAGAacaatttggccaaaatgaacaTCTTGTCTAAAGTGTCGgagtgttttgcagaaaggtcaattcggctaaatgatttattcgaaaaaaaacgtcattttcggccaaacaattagggtaaagtgcccaatagtggacccccaaccaatagtggaccctccagacattttttcattaatacaacacaatggaaacattttgctgtgaaattccatcgggagaacctaccttacagtcctatgatttgattacatgcattgaaaatgctatggaaagtaaaaatagttgattttttacaattctataaaaaataaacacgagagtgtccattataggaatattttggggggtccataataggggtgaagaacgtcccgaaacgaaacatgaaaatcaaatgaagtgtcgactatagggaagcaatttcctattatggacccccagggggtctactatagggcaagtTTAGTCCAACTttacaatgttaatttcaaagaataacgtcgagtatttgagtgttttatgtatgtatcgtgaagaggagatgcagagcttgatattagataccacgcaaaattaatattttgaaaatttccactcttcatgccaggaagagcaaaatttcgctactagggggtccactattgggcattttaccctatttcgaccaaatggcagtTTCAGTCTACAGGGTTGCTAGGTCAAACAACTTTGTTGGCCAAATTACATtctcggtcaaaccattttcgacccaacaaccgtttcggacaaacgtttacataattccaaataaataaatacaaatacaaataattccgccaaatggctcAGCTCGGCTTACAGTGTTAGTTGGCCAAGcgacattcgaacaaatggttttcgccgaatgactttcgaccaaacgacagaaagggccgtttggccaaaaagtatttggccaaataaagcATTAGACtcgtctggccgaaaatgtcatttaacgaaaatatcgtttagtcatttggccgaaaaaagtcatttggcaaaataggtcatttgaccgaaaataccgtttgccgaaaaggtcctttggccgaaaaagtcatttggcaatTTAGGCCATTTAGTCGTATGATCCATTcgtccaaatggccctttctgtcaaacgaccaaacggctttttcggcctgttgactcattcggccaaacgacaatttCAGCCAACAACCAGTTAGAGATAACGTTTTTTCTGGCCGATtgtcgctttggccaaatgaaatttttggtcaaaccgtTCTTCATCTATGACCGTTTCGAACGAAATGTCTTTCcgtcgaatgattttcggccaaaggacccttttgtattttctgaagaattttcgaagaatttcctatgagcaaaacaaagaatatcccgtagaaattcaaagaataaaaaaattccgaaaaacaaaagagcttttcgaaaaataataataattgaatgtttaagttcTAAAAAGGTTCAGTGGAAAATATATATCACGCGGAAGAATACTGTACGATTGAAACAACTGTTCCTTTGTTGCTTCGAACAACGAGGACATTGTTGATTCAATCCTGCATCGTATGACTTAAACAATAAATATTTCGTTCTTATGACTTATGATATACGGTAGATGACTCTCTCTCGCCATAAAGATAACTCGCTTGTAGTCACTTTTTCCTCTTCTGTTGATAAAAAACGGCAGGAAAGCCGTCTTCCaacagaggtcgtacagactgaaaaCTTAGACAACGGACACATAACACTTAATGGACCAGTAGAGAATTTTTCgaccacgaaaagtttcctttttACCgagacgggaatcgaacccacactccacagcacatgtgTCTGGACgactgacgtcgctaaccgcatggccacgaagcccacaaaataTGATGTCGTCATATTTTCGATAAATTAGATTCGTAGAAATTTCATAAGTAAAACAACCATGAATATTGTTGTTCTGATGTATTATTTGCacggttcgtacttttcgtttcggtgaGACAAAAACAAGCgatttttgggtcgaaggagaatcttttttggTTGGCAGTCTGTGGCAAgaaacatttctcgcttaacttttcaaaaggacctaagtaacatttttttcatgaattaatttgagtacggcaatcaaaagctttcatgttgttccattgattgcgctattcaaattaattcatgaaaaaaatgttacttaggtccttttgaaaagttaagcgagatttcacttgttctttcttctttaaaacaggcttgaaaaataaacgaaaatgtgcctacttgatgacatttttttatcatttcatcattctTACGTCTCATTCGTTTTTCACGATAATTTTCAGTGTGCGGTTATGCAAAAAATTAAAGCCGCAATGGGATTAGAACCTAGAACACCAACAAAAATAGCACTGGGTAGCCATACCTCCACGACTGCTTGTTGGGATAGGTATTTGTTCCATAAAGGCTACCCTTGTCTGCAATGGTGAAGGCacgaaaaagataaaagaagtgagaatacaagcaaatcaacttttcgcgtaTCGAACAGTGAGGGACAAACAGTTCTATCAGGCCTTTTTTGCTTTCCCGCAGAATGATTCAGCGGTGAAAATCTGCGTAAGTGAGCATCAtctgctcgtgagaatgagtgagcattacgatccCTGATTATTTGACAGTGATAGCTGGGAAGCATGGttgaaacaaatgtattcgagaGTTGAATCAACTAGACTGTATCTAGTCTGTTAgtataattcaagaaaaaaaaaccagtgAACTATCGCGTATGGACCGTATTTTTGATTCAATCCTATTTGTGGTtgtatcaacaataaatatttttattgttgcaGAATCCATATGGTTGATTCTAACACATTTTTCTCCGTGTAGCAATTggaaaataaatgcaaattccATTAAATTTCCTATGCAGTATCCGAACatttttccgtgaaaactcCGGATGATTGTAATAACAAattgccacgccgattcacgctgcCGCCGCCGTCGGCTAAAAGGCTTCCggtgtgacgccgaaaacgctgccgccgccggccaaaattctgacaaacgccgccgccaacGGTATTTTAACCGGCGCTCACACTGCTAATAGAATAGATACTAAGcagatcaagttccagttggaatctaggaccattgaagaaaaagaagtaagcgttaatagaaaaaaatgcataacataaagttttaaaaataattttatgatttagttcagcggcgcagccaaaatttttgataatataaagtatggtttaaatttaaatttgtttcgaaattccgcggaattccgttaaatttcgtgagaagtaatttttttctagcgaaatttttgtaatttcacgaaacgaaacgaaatgaagaaatcagatttcgccatgcccaaattccgcgaaattccgcggaatttcgtttcgagccacctgaaacgaaatttttcgaaataccgcatatgcttacacaGTACAGATTTTgatcaaaaaaatatcaaaatattcaaaactttTCATAGAGTTCATTTGGGCTGCATAGAAAATAGTACCAATTCAACAAAATTGAAGAATGtgtaaaactttaaagaaatgGGATTCATTCAAGGAGTCTCCACAAAATGCGTTGGTCTTCATTTATTATATTCAAATTAGGTAGTTCGCGACGAATACTTGGATGTCCAACTTGAACAATATTTGAAGGGTTTATCAGTTGAAGTAAATTTGTTGGTACTTTTGTTCAGCAGATCAGGATTGCTGATTAAGAGTCAAAGAAACGTCGATTGGCAAGTGTGATGGTTAGGAAATAGCTCGAAGGTTTCATAATGCTCCTTCAGTCTGTATAACAAATAATATATCATTTAAGGACTCAACCGAGAACATGTATTCAGACcttttcagtggaaaattcggTTTTGAAGTGATTCTATAGCCTTTACATTACACCTTGTATACGAGATTATAGGATCACTTGCAAAACTCACGATTTTGTGATCAGTAAGAAACATTTGGGTAAAGACACAGTTAAAAACGAGTTCGAATTATTCGGCTTTGAATTATcataccgtgcaaactcaaacttcggacgcttaagcactttctgatatatAATCATCCTGTTCACTCACATTTTAAATCACAccgtttaaatcaccattgcaatcactaAGCATAGTATTAATCTTTGAGCTACGTATCtaatatgtgcaagatattgcgaagaatgtttgcaatttatgaaaatgtccggcttctgtttgaaTCAAACCTCGGACATCGGCGAagttggattcatatttcggacacaaagattcaaacttcggacacttgATTACACAGTACCGGGAAGAATAATTGAGAACAATTCTCACTGCACAGCTCAGACTGTCTTTTAATCATTTCGTCGTATTGTTTTAACACATCTTATTTtaatgtaactatactaaaacaagctaaaactattagtccttccgattcagcttgacgaaacatttcgatgaaatatttcagaaaatttcccatacgaattgaagcgtccgaagtttgagtgtgtccgaaatttgattatccacggtaccAAAAACTCACCAATTAGCGTTCATCCATCGGATCTACCAGTGGGATCGTTTGCATCGAACTAATATTTCTATTTCGATTGTTCGGTTGACATTTGATGTTGTTCCTCACGGTCTCCTCGTGCAAACCGGTTCTGTGTATTCATATCGCATAATCTTGACTTCCTCTTGAGCAGAGGTTTCCAAACATATGGTATGCAACCCATCTAGCAGATTCGCTGATTTCGGATGAAACCCCCTCCCACCCCCTCATGGATAATATAAATAACGTTTTCAAAtcggcctgcttttcaactgagtattctattagcatttcctcaattaataattgaaagctttacTATGCCCGCCCCATTGCATTAGTGtgtacacccagttcttttttacacgggtggttTTTATTCGATTAAGACGtttagcgttaatgaaactatgagcTAATCTCAAATGACAAAAAATCTAAGGAAATTCTggtggtatttgaaaagctgtgaaaaattaggttaaccgggaaattaaaaagtaccaaccgtgtaaaaaaatattgggtatATATTGTGTGGAAGGTGAgggaatcgagaatgtttctcacccgaaaacatcctagaccggaccaagaattgaactcgccatttccggattggaaatcctacgcttttgctcgcaaggctactgagGATCCCAAATCTAAATATTTACTGAATGATATTGTTTCGTGTTTTATACTTAATCTAAGCGGTTCTGAACTtgaggtacatgtaccccaagaGGTACCTTCGCGAGCCCCAGGATGTACTTTGGACAAAAacgcgtaatggcggatgtattccaattccaataaaaacttatcAATAAAGATTTGGtaattgtttgatttttgattCCAAAACTTTGTGTTTCGTTATTGGGGGAGACATTGGGCCCCAAGAAGAAGGAAATGTTATAAAGCTCTGGTAGTTAACCTTGGAATCAAGTTTTTATTAGTTTGGTACGatcttgaataataaatttaccactgagtgaagaaaaaataatgagtGAGGAGTGATTCTCGTTGAGACCGGCCCACTATTTGCACgaagttcttaaaaatgcctaaatttatattcattcgaaaactttcGGCGAGCACATTAAGGATCCGAGATGAACTCTTTAGGAAGATGAACCCTttgttagttatacacgaaatcaatGTAAgtgacccctcgatttttgtcaattattgactcaccaaaactgtcataactccaacatttctcaaccgatcataaaGATCAGCTATCGTTGGAAAGAAGAAGAGTGTACTCTCAAtttgtaataataaaaatacagCCAAACATGTTAAATTtagccgccatcttggatttcattttgaaaactttttttttcgcctGGTTAGCAACCAacgattttcaataataatacatcgatggaaagctttgcttatattgtgcattttaTCTGGAATTCTCAGatatatgttttttctatcaaaagttatgtacgatctacacagatagaaaaagttgttgaaatttacacgaaagtaatgcacataaagggaatgccaaaaagagcgtaaatttaaacgatattatcgcctgaatgtatgcgatttccattgcattatgtcactttttatatgaTGTATGCTATAGAAACTGAcataatgctatagaaattgcatacatttagggtgcacttgttggaaaatatccatgtgCGCCCAAAATAGTGCAATTTTCCatgtctttattttttacgcacttcttagttttcattatttttttgtgtgccaaatta comes from Armigeres subalbatus isolate Guangzhou_Male chromosome 2, GZ_Asu_2, whole genome shotgun sequence and encodes:
- the LOC134214514 gene encoding general odorant-binding protein 67-like produces the protein MKLIIVLVATFIGSLSTVSGQQQINQECFTRPNNKDPKECCKLPDVKAPHEKFASCMQKFPKPSGPPPSSGSPPQGPPPGFNCMAQCILEQEGVMTNGVISKDAATSVWVALVGSSPDWQTAAKSAIDTCYQQIASLGTQKDSSGCSVAAGVFKECLPTTMFSNCPASSWTASAECDQLKAHLAKGCPLMTLFKGPPPQ